One region of Natronorubrum aibiense genomic DNA includes:
- a CDS encoding outer membrane protein assembly factor BamB family protein gives MAGTADLDPDSERELSLRRLPLGDIDPARSRHMWTRSAVATNGDLVVTGEWDGTVTARDVDSLEPRWTAAHPDHAVGIATLESDEPAGSAGAVVVAGRGESGAIAVYDAETGEQRWRYETAADVGEATTDTIFYLPYVVALETDGELLYAAVRRYERDGERRQWHSAVYAFDPDGSVRWSYETDASPIALDLDADGDRLSVGYNRCMGDHDNGLVVLETDTGDLEWTWDPGTEGDRRVGDISFDGETIAVSSHGDKCGYLLGPAGAERWHVDLAVETEIDGETLYAYPNHVYANDGRTAFVTGNTYALERRETEGRHPNEHRIATFDADGDLLWNEQVRGFVHGLATDGDTLVAPCAQNFRVRDPETHAVRRFDLESGPTGVDSLAGIATAAAVDGETIAAIEEPVEYHDEGDQRGEYALRVGSLE, from the coding sequence ATGGCAGGCACTGCAGACCTCGACCCCGACTCCGAGCGCGAGCTATCGCTTCGACGACTCCCGCTCGGCGACATCGACCCGGCCCGCAGCCGACACATGTGGACCCGCTCTGCGGTCGCAACGAATGGCGACCTCGTCGTGACCGGAGAGTGGGACGGGACCGTGACTGCCCGTGATGTCGACTCCCTCGAGCCCCGCTGGACGGCCGCGCATCCGGATCACGCGGTCGGAATCGCAACGCTCGAGAGCGACGAACCAGCCGGCAGCGCTGGTGCAGTCGTCGTCGCCGGCCGCGGCGAATCGGGGGCGATCGCGGTCTACGACGCCGAGACAGGCGAGCAACGCTGGCGATATGAGACGGCCGCGGACGTCGGCGAGGCGACCACAGACACGATCTTCTACCTTCCCTACGTCGTCGCGCTCGAGACCGACGGCGAGTTGCTGTACGCCGCCGTGCGACGCTACGAACGCGACGGCGAGCGCCGCCAGTGGCACAGCGCCGTCTACGCGTTCGATCCCGACGGCTCGGTTCGCTGGAGCTACGAGACCGACGCCTCACCGATCGCGCTGGATCTCGACGCTGACGGCGACCGTTTGTCCGTCGGCTACAATCGCTGCATGGGCGACCACGACAACGGCCTCGTCGTCCTCGAGACGGACACGGGCGACCTCGAGTGGACCTGGGACCCCGGCACCGAGGGCGACCGACGCGTCGGCGATATCTCGTTCGACGGCGAGACGATCGCGGTCTCGAGTCACGGCGACAAGTGCGGCTACCTGCTCGGCCCCGCCGGGGCCGAACGCTGGCACGTCGATCTGGCGGTCGAAACTGAGATCGACGGTGAGACGCTGTACGCCTACCCGAACCACGTCTACGCGAACGACGGCCGCACAGCGTTCGTCACCGGGAACACCTACGCCCTCGAGCGCCGCGAGACCGAGGGTCGTCATCCGAACGAGCATCGGATCGCGACGTTCGATGCCGACGGTGACCTCTTGTGGAACGAACAGGTGCGCGGGTTCGTCCACGGGCTCGCCACCGACGGCGACACGCTCGTCGCGCCGTGTGCCCAGAACTTCCGCGTTCGCGACCCCGAAACCCACGCCGTTCGCCGGTTCGACCTCGAGTCCGGTCCGACCGGCGTCGACTCGCTCGCGGGAATCGCGACCGCCGCTGCCGTCGACGGCGAGACCATCGCCGCGATCGAAGAGCCCGTCGAATACCACGACGAGGGCGACCAGCGCGGCGAGTACGCACTGCGCGTCGGGTCGCTCGAGTAA
- a CDS encoding DUF3209 family protein, translating to MSCHEIEALRLGLMNVLGVGDRHAREHAEKELEGHLEGPIEGLVEADTLSELQRHLDAALVDLEAEVGEMDSDGPEYGYTRGRLLEVRNAERAIQRLAVQSESIVDGLGEAHDTLHETFPVEE from the coding sequence ATGAGCTGCCACGAAATCGAAGCACTACGACTCGGACTGATGAACGTCCTCGGCGTCGGGGACCGACACGCCCGCGAGCACGCGGAGAAAGAACTCGAAGGCCACCTCGAGGGGCCCATCGAAGGGCTCGTCGAGGCCGATACCCTCTCCGAACTCCAGCGCCACCTCGACGCCGCACTGGTCGATCTCGAAGCGGAAGTCGGCGAGATGGACAGCGACGGTCCCGAATACGGGTACACTCGAGGGCGGCTGCTCGAGGTCCGCAATGCGGAGCGGGCGATCCAGCGACTGGCCGTCCAGAGCGAGAGCATCGTCGACGGACTCGGTGAGGCCCACGATACCCTCCACGAGACGTTCCCGGTCGAGGAGTGA
- a CDS encoding CbiX/SirB N-terminal domain-containing protein, whose amino-acid sequence MSTSDDSTSTSAFDDEAILLVGHGSRREKSNEQVRELAADLESRLGIPVDAAFLELAEPAIDDAIAGLAAVTSRVTVVHCSLFAASHVKNDVPLAIEQARATHDVEIRNGAHLGIHPAILDLLDDRAGAVESELGVDRTEDDVAVVVCGRGSSDPDANGDVHKLARLLFEGRDFDRVEATFIGVTEPTLEDTLHGLSKHRPDAVVVLPYMLGDGVLTQRVRDWTAEFDADYPYVDALAGDPLGTDSRLLDVFADRWQEARSGSVEMSCDTCKYKIDLEGYEEDVGGARAMLRALAHQEAHADREDIDDEPHSHDAPAKHVAVCTNQTCAKMGSPAVLERLRQEARDSDHCDARITRSSCLGRCGDGPMVAVYPDGVWYGDVAADDAERLVADHLDRDRIVSDLVDQTL is encoded by the coding sequence ATGAGCACATCCGACGATTCCACATCCACGTCCGCGTTCGACGACGAAGCCATCCTACTGGTGGGCCACGGCTCCCGCCGGGAAAAGTCGAACGAACAGGTCCGCGAACTGGCTGCCGACCTCGAGTCACGACTGGGAATTCCGGTCGATGCAGCGTTTCTCGAGCTTGCGGAGCCGGCGATCGACGACGCTATCGCAGGACTCGCAGCCGTCACGTCGCGGGTAACCGTCGTCCACTGCTCGCTGTTCGCCGCGAGCCACGTCAAAAACGACGTCCCGCTGGCGATCGAGCAGGCCCGAGCGACCCACGACGTCGAAATCAGAAACGGCGCGCATCTGGGCATCCATCCGGCGATTCTGGACCTGCTCGACGACCGCGCCGGTGCGGTCGAATCGGAGCTGGGCGTCGACCGCACGGAGGACGACGTTGCCGTCGTCGTCTGTGGTCGCGGCTCGAGCGATCCGGACGCCAACGGTGACGTTCACAAACTCGCTCGCCTGCTGTTCGAGGGCCGGGACTTCGACCGCGTCGAGGCGACGTTCATCGGCGTCACGGAACCGACGCTCGAGGACACCCTCCACGGCCTCTCGAAACACCGCCCCGACGCGGTCGTCGTCCTCCCGTACATGCTCGGCGACGGCGTCCTCACCCAGCGCGTGCGCGACTGGACCGCGGAGTTCGACGCGGACTACCCCTACGTCGACGCACTGGCTGGCGACCCGCTCGGCACGGACTCGCGGCTGCTGGACGTCTTCGCCGACCGCTGGCAGGAGGCCAGGTCGGGCAGCGTCGAGATGTCCTGTGACACGTGCAAGTACAAGATCGATCTCGAGGGCTACGAGGAAGACGTCGGCGGCGCACGAGCGATGTTGCGTGCGCTCGCCCATCAGGAGGCCCACGCCGACCGGGAGGATATCGACGACGAACCCCACAGCCACGACGCGCCCGCAAAGCACGTCGCGGTCTGTACCAACCAGACCTGCGCGAAGATGGGCTCGCCGGCGGTCCTCGAGCGCCTTCGGCAGGAAGCGCGCGACTCCGACCACTGCGACGCCCGCATCACGCGGTCGTCGTGTCTGGGCCGCTGCGGCGACGGGCCGATGGTCGCCGTCTACCCCGACGGCGTCTGGTACGGCGACGTCGCGGCCGACGACGCCGAACGACTCGTCGCAGATCACCTCGACCGGGATCGCATCGTGAGCGATCTCGTCGATCAGACCCTCTAA
- a CDS encoding cobalamin biosynthesis protein, giving the protein MSDAESVIEGDTLEVAVPSDPLAGHPATAYFWGHVAGSGRVVRSEASITDSERRRCERLEVVTTDEHAAQVLAAIVGGNVDHETTSREYAHDTSITRTEDEYTLSIDEDSEELLGRTSALSLPVDGRGNYRFGAFSSHDRELLRGLLEGCGTICFKSSSGTVGISFVHDDRTLLEATQELLADCPIDTAVSELSATSSGGYWFGVDDAAVPEFGTWLYEGCEATGLFAPSRRRKLERSIAQADSYGE; this is encoded by the coding sequence ATGAGCGACGCCGAATCGGTGATCGAGGGCGACACCCTCGAGGTCGCGGTCCCATCGGATCCGCTCGCGGGCCACCCCGCGACGGCGTACTTCTGGGGCCACGTCGCTGGGAGTGGGCGCGTGGTTCGAAGCGAAGCGAGCATCACGGACAGCGAACGACGACGCTGTGAGCGTCTCGAGGTCGTCACCACCGACGAGCACGCCGCGCAGGTGCTCGCCGCAATCGTAGGCGGCAACGTCGACCACGAGACGACCAGTCGCGAGTACGCCCACGACACGTCGATCACGCGCACCGAAGACGAGTACACGCTCTCGATCGACGAGGACAGCGAGGAGCTGTTGGGTCGCACCAGCGCACTCTCGCTGCCCGTCGACGGCCGCGGAAACTACCGCTTCGGCGCGTTCTCGAGTCACGATCGCGAACTCCTTCGGGGTCTGCTCGAGGGCTGTGGGACGATCTGTTTCAAGTCCTCGAGTGGCACTGTCGGCATTTCGTTCGTCCACGACGACCGCACGCTGCTCGAGGCGACCCAAGAACTACTTGCCGACTGCCCGATCGACACAGCCGTCAGCGAGCTTTCGGCGACGTCCTCGGGGGGCTACTGGTTCGGCGTCGACGACGCTGCTGTCCCCGAGTTTGGAACGTGGCTCTACGAAGGCTGCGAGGCAACTGGCCTATTCGCACCGAGCCGCCGCCGGAAACTCGAGCGAAGCATCGCACAGGCAGACAGCTACGGCGAGTAG
- a CDS encoding ferredoxin has translation MPRYEVTIEKDACDGIFACLTRDPRFIEGADGLATVDPDADPVYDCEGEVTDTVERVVATFDDDRIEEAHQAAAACPTDAIVVREVGE, from the coding sequence ATGCCACGCTACGAAGTCACCATCGAAAAGGACGCTTGCGACGGCATCTTCGCCTGCCTGACTCGCGATCCGCGATTTATCGAAGGCGCGGACGGCCTCGCAACGGTCGATCCGGACGCCGATCCGGTCTACGACTGCGAGGGTGAGGTCACCGACACCGTCGAACGGGTCGTCGCAACGTTCGACGACGATCGCATCGAGGAAGCCCACCAAGCCGCGGCGGCCTGCCCGACGGACGCCATTGTCGTCCGAGAGGTGGGCGAATGA
- the cobJ gene encoding precorrin-3B C(17)-methyltransferase: MSTDTDADADESTSKCGASTTETETSSGSKCGGSSSETTDDSSRSKCGASSSDSDDDSNEQEVGATIDDFDAEPGQLIAVGLGPGHPEGMTERAKNALLEADHIVGYTTYIELIPDEITEQADDIYDTPMCGEVSRTEESIDRTLAGNDVAIVGSGDPNVYALAGLALEILESKGATASMVDFEVVPGVPAAQSCAARLGAPLVNDTVSVSLSDHLVPMPEIESRLHAVASENFTITIYNPWSRKRRENFEKCCEILLTHRDEDTPVGIVHGAGRDDEQVMITDLGELKELGENEIIDMTTTIVVGTEDTYVWDDRMVTPRGYETKYDY, encoded by the coding sequence ATGAGTACAGATACTGATGCAGACGCTGACGAATCGACTTCCAAATGTGGCGCCTCGACGACCGAAACGGAAACCTCGAGTGGCTCCAAATGCGGTGGCTCGTCGAGCGAGACCACCGACGACTCGAGCAGATCCAAATGCGGGGCCTCGAGTTCCGATTCGGACGATGACTCGAACGAGCAGGAAGTTGGCGCGACGATAGACGACTTCGACGCCGAACCCGGACAACTGATCGCCGTCGGACTCGGCCCCGGCCATCCGGAGGGGATGACCGAACGAGCCAAGAACGCCCTGCTCGAGGCCGACCACATCGTCGGCTACACGACCTACATCGAGCTGATTCCCGACGAGATCACCGAGCAGGCCGACGACATCTACGACACGCCGATGTGTGGCGAGGTCTCGCGGACCGAAGAGTCGATCGACCGCACGCTCGCGGGCAACGACGTGGCGATCGTCGGCAGCGGCGACCCCAACGTCTACGCGCTCGCGGGGCTGGCCCTCGAGATCCTCGAGTCCAAGGGCGCGACGGCCTCGATGGTCGACTTCGAGGTCGTGCCCGGCGTGCCGGCGGCCCAGTCCTGTGCGGCTCGATTGGGCGCACCGCTGGTGAACGACACCGTCTCGGTCTCGTTGTCGGACCATCTGGTGCCGATGCCAGAGATCGAGTCGCGACTGCACGCGGTCGCGAGCGAGAACTTCACCATCACGATCTACAACCCCTGGAGTCGCAAGCGCCGCGAGAACTTCGAGAAATGCTGTGAGATCCTGCTGACCCACCGCGACGAAGACACGCCGGTCGGCATCGTCCACGGCGCTGGACGGGACGACGAGCAGGTGATGATCACCGACCTCGGCGAACTCAAGGAGCTCGGTGAGAACGAGATCATCGACATGACGACGACGATCGTCGTCGGCACCGAGGACACCTACGTCTGGGATGACCGGATGGTCACGCCGCGTGGCTACGAGACGAAGTACGACTACTGA
- a CDS encoding precorrin-3B C(17)-methyltransferase, translated as MSSDADATPDAGGTPEDYGTLYVVGIGPGLPEHMTMRAKEVIESADVVIASSLYQKFLREDGTLPQDFGDDGIAVRDDGFEQEIVRSTMGRQIELARAAFDYVREGKDVAHVSGGDPSVYGKSDLIFKMADEEGATDVPIEIVPGLTAALGGAANVGAPLCNDFCTISLSDKWRGWDEIEEKLRAAAISDFVIVLYNCWRNYEKAVEIVREERTDDAYVAIVNDAGREDAGRNGESEFITTLGEAVDHDDKVSGMGTSLIIGNHETDTWRNDDRTYLVTPRGGRDVDDF; from the coding sequence ATGAGTTCCGACGCTGATGCGACACCCGACGCTGGTGGCACCCCCGAGGACTACGGTACCCTCTACGTCGTCGGTATCGGTCCCGGCCTGCCTGAGCACATGACCATGCGGGCCAAGGAGGTCATCGAATCGGCGGACGTGGTCATCGCCTCGAGTCTCTATCAAAAATTCCTGCGCGAGGATGGAACGCTCCCGCAAGACTTCGGCGACGACGGGATCGCGGTTCGAGACGACGGGTTCGAACAGGAAATCGTCCGCTCGACGATGGGACGGCAGATCGAACTCGCTCGCGCGGCGTTCGACTACGTCCGCGAGGGGAAAGACGTCGCCCACGTTTCGGGCGGTGACCCCTCGGTCTACGGCAAATCGGATCTCATCTTCAAGATGGCCGACGAGGAGGGCGCGACGGACGTGCCGATCGAGATCGTCCCCGGCCTCACGGCGGCACTCGGCGGCGCGGCGAACGTCGGCGCGCCACTGTGTAACGACTTCTGTACGATCTCGCTGTCGGACAAGTGGCGCGGCTGGGACGAGATCGAGGAGAAACTGCGCGCAGCGGCGATTTCGGATTTCGTGATCGTCCTCTACAACTGCTGGCGAAACTACGAGAAGGCCGTCGAAATCGTCCGCGAGGAGCGGACCGACGACGCCTACGTGGCCATCGTCAACGACGCTGGCCGGGAAGACGCCGGCCGAAACGGCGAGAGCGAGTTCATTACGACGCTCGGCGAGGCTGTCGACCACGACGACAAGGTCTCCGGAATGGGAACCTCGCTGATCATCGGCAACCACGAGACCGACACCTGGCGTAACGACGACCGAACGTATCTCGTCACCCCGCGCGGCGGGCGTGACGTCGACGATTTCTGA
- the cbiG gene encoding cobalt-precorrin 5A hydrolase translates to MSSDTENTDTTNESNSGGGHCSTPDSDGEIAEEIAIVSFGRKMDTAEEIKAEIGDRYETIEILEYHGDVFEEHWGEYDCFIGLMASGIAMRKTAHLLDDKWDDPAICVVDEELTWAIPITGGHHGANQVAQDLATMGAVPAMTTASEAAGKQGVESKAKAMDAHVVNGDSTVKTNLAVLDDNLDPVARLEGPKAVLVGDDVTVLKRNKDDGVVIGTGSVSGASTESFLAAWEQAIEQTDYDLDDVEFVATATRKEDEPGLLEAAQELDLGVVAFDKETLLDHEGPTPSKSKELIGWPGVSEASAIAGGAEQELILEKIGYENEVTVAIGR, encoded by the coding sequence ATGAGTTCAGACACTGAAAACACGGATACAACGAACGAATCGAACTCCGGCGGCGGCCACTGTTCGACGCCGGATTCGGACGGCGAAATCGCCGAGGAGATCGCGATCGTCTCCTTCGGGCGCAAGATGGACACCGCCGAGGAGATCAAAGCCGAGATCGGCGATCGCTACGAGACGATCGAGATCCTCGAGTATCACGGCGACGTCTTCGAGGAGCACTGGGGCGAGTACGACTGCTTTATTGGTCTGATGGCTTCCGGAATTGCAATGCGCAAGACCGCGCATCTGTTAGACGATAAGTGGGACGATCCCGCGATCTGTGTCGTCGACGAGGAACTGACGTGGGCCATCCCGATCACGGGCGGCCACCACGGCGCGAATCAGGTCGCACAGGATCTGGCGACGATGGGTGCCGTGCCGGCCATGACCACCGCAAGCGAGGCCGCCGGCAAGCAGGGCGTTGAGTCCAAGGCGAAGGCGATGGACGCCCACGTCGTCAACGGCGACTCGACGGTCAAGACGAATCTCGCCGTCCTCGACGACAACCTCGACCCCGTCGCCCGACTCGAGGGCCCGAAGGCAGTCCTCGTCGGCGACGACGTCACCGTCCTCAAGCGCAACAAGGACGATGGCGTTGTCATCGGCACCGGGAGCGTCTCCGGCGCGAGCACGGAGTCGTTCCTCGCCGCGTGGGAACAAGCCATAGAGCAGACCGACTACGACCTCGATGACGTCGAGTTCGTCGCGACGGCGACTCGCAAGGAAGACGAACCGGGGCTGCTCGAGGCGGCCCAAGAACTCGACCTCGGCGTCGTTGCGTTCGACAAGGAGACGCTGCTCGACCACGAGGGGCCGACGCCCTCGAAATCGAAGGAGTTGATCGGCTGGCCCGGCGTCTCGGAGGCCTCCGCGATCGCTGGCGGGGCCGAACAGGAACTGATCCTCGAGAAGATCGGCTACGAGAACGAGGTTACGGTGGCGATCGGGCGATGA